TTGACTGGGTAGAAGAACAATATATAAAACTTCATAATAAGAAACCGAGAGATACTTGGCGGTCAATTAGAAATCTTCATGAAACAGGTTTTTTAGTAAAGGTTAAAAAGGGGGTTTATCGTTATGACCCTGAAGCAGTTAAACAAAAAGAATTAGATGACTTTACACC
This genomic window from bacterium contains:
- a CDS encoding HNH endonuclease, with protein sequence MEKKQKTIKDLLIEYFKAHPNEDMPHGTVVDWVEEQYIKLHNKKPRDTWRSIRNLHETGFLVKVKKGVYRYDPEAVKQKELDDFTP